From a region of the Pieris rapae chromosome 22, ilPieRapa1.1, whole genome shotgun sequence genome:
- the LOC111001452 gene encoding cell wall protein IFF6 yields the protein MIPTFVLFVLSIMHAHAVPEGAPFAYQGYQPNFLIPINTAQATTYTSNAPGDAYDTSILRRSCTGIGSCAGIASSRGPGSCSGPGSCSGSGSGSGPGSCTGTGSCTGQNSGSGPGSCAGPGSCSGAGSGSGSRSCTGSGSCSGSRSGSGSASCSGSASCSGSGSGSAPGSCSVAGSCSGSGLRFGITFGGNTLQTSSGSGSGSGSGSGSGSGSGSGSGSGSGSGSGSGSGSGSGSGSGSGSKSASG from the exons ATGATTCCTACTTTCGTGCTCTTCGTTTTAAGC ataatGCATGCTCATGCTGTTCCTGaag GTGCACCATTTGCATACCAAGGGTATCAACCCAACTTTTTAATACCAATAAATACAGCTCAGGCAACAACCTACACCAGCAATGCGCCTGGAGACGCTTATGACACAAGCATTTTAAGGCGCTCATGTACAGGCATAGGATCATGTGCAGGCATAGCCTCATCCAGAGGCCCAGGATCATGCTCAGGCCCAGGATCATGCTCTGGCTCAGGATCAGGCTCAGGTCCAGGGTCATGCACAGGCACAGGATCATGCACAGGACAAAACTCAGGCAGTGGCCCAGGGTCATGCGCAGGCCCAGGATCATGCTCTGGCGCAGGATCAGGCTCAGGCTCAAGATCATGCACAGGCTCAGGATCATGCTCAGGTTCAAGATCAGGCTCAGGCTCAGCATCATGCTCAGGCTCAGCATCATGCTCGGGCTCAGGATCAGGCTCAGCACCAGGATCATGCTCAGTCGCAGGATCATGCTCAGGATCAGGATTACGTTTTGGCATTACCTTTGGTGGAAACACATTACAAACTAGCTCTGGATCTGGCTCAGGCTCAGGCTCAGGCTCAGGTTCGGGCTCAGGCTCAGGCTCAGGCTCAGGCTCAGGCTCAGGATCAGGATCAGGATCAGGATCAGGATCAGGATCAGGATCGGGCTCAGGCTCAGGCTCAAAATCAGCATCAGGCTAA